The Alosa sapidissima isolate fAloSap1 chromosome 5, fAloSap1.pri, whole genome shotgun sequence genome has a window encoding:
- the fdx1b gene encoding ferredoxin 1b isoform X2, giving the protein MATHVCLQSVLSLRRTRLWSALSSFKTQPQIQVLQRRQISRQSQLFTGSQNNRSPNSKVLVHFVNQDGVKNSVTVSEGETLLDVVINKNLDISGFACEGTLACSTCHLVFEENIYDRLDSMVDEEVDMLDLAYGVSKTSRLGCQVTVESWMDGMTVRVPQEVKDQRGQ; this is encoded by the exons ATGGCCACGCATGTGTGTCTCCAGTCAGTCCTCTCTCTTCGGCGCACTCGCCTGTGGAGTGCATTGTCCAGTTTTAAGACTCAACCTCAGATCCAAGTGCTGCAGCGCAGACAGATCAGTAGACAGTCTCAACTCTTCacaggctctcaaaacaacag GTCACCCAACTCCAAGGTCTTAGTGCATTTTGTCAATCAGGACGGAGTCAAGAACAGTGTGACAGTTTCTGAAGGGGAGACCTTGCTGGACGTGGTCATCAACAAAAACTTAGACATTAGTGGATTCG CATGTGAAGGTACCCTTGCCTGCTCGACGTGCCACTTGGTCTTTGAGGAAAACATTTACGATCGTCTGGACTCAATGGTGGATGAAGAGGTCGATATGCTGGatcttgcttatggtgtcagcaAAAC ATCACGACTGGGTTGCCAGGTTACAGTGGAAAGCTGGATGGATGGCATGACGGTACGCGTACCACAGGAGGTGAAAGACCAAAGGGGACAATGA
- the fdx1b gene encoding ferredoxin 1b isoform X1: protein MATHVCLQSVLSLRRTRLWSALSSFKTQPQIQVLQRRQISRQSQLFTGSQNNRSPNSKVLVHFVNQDGVKNSVTVSEGETLLDVVINKNLDISGFGACEGTLACSTCHLVFEENIYDRLDSMVDEEVDMLDLAYGVSKTSRLGCQVTVESWMDGMTVRVPQEVKDQRGQ from the exons ATGGCCACGCATGTGTGTCTCCAGTCAGTCCTCTCTCTTCGGCGCACTCGCCTGTGGAGTGCATTGTCCAGTTTTAAGACTCAACCTCAGATCCAAGTGCTGCAGCGCAGACAGATCAGTAGACAGTCTCAACTCTTCacaggctctcaaaacaacag GTCACCCAACTCCAAGGTCTTAGTGCATTTTGTCAATCAGGACGGAGTCAAGAACAGTGTGACAGTTTCTGAAGGGGAGACCTTGCTGGACGTGGTCATCAACAAAAACTTAGACATTAGTGGATTCG GAGCATGTGAAGGTACCCTTGCCTGCTCGACGTGCCACTTGGTCTTTGAGGAAAACATTTACGATCGTCTGGACTCAATGGTGGATGAAGAGGTCGATATGCTGGatcttgcttatggtgtcagcaAAAC ATCACGACTGGGTTGCCAGGTTACAGTGGAAAGCTGGATGGATGGCATGACGGTACGCGTACCACAGGAGGTGAAAGACCAAAGGGGACAATGA